The Deinococcus carri genome contains a region encoding:
- a CDS encoding enoyl-CoA hydratase-related protein yields the protein MTMLDELEFRNLQLDQHGPLAVLTVNRSKALNALNADTLSEISQAVELVIENPEVGALIITGGGDRAFVAGADISELAQLGDVYAGRELSLAGQDVMHQISSLPIPVIAAVNGFALGGGLELALACDVRVASPGAKLGLPEVTLGLIPGFGGTQRLARLIGAGRALDLMLTARQVGAEEALALGLVNYVADDPLSKAREVAEAMLKNAPIALSLVKEAVRRGLDTTLEAGLEVEADLFGMTVATQDFREGTAAFLAKRRAAFRGE from the coding sequence ATGACGATGCTCGACGAACTCGAATTCCGCAACCTGCAACTCGACCAGCATGGTCCCCTCGCCGTGCTGACGGTCAACCGGTCCAAGGCGCTGAACGCCCTGAACGCCGACACCCTCAGCGAGATTTCGCAGGCGGTGGAACTGGTGATCGAGAACCCGGAAGTCGGCGCGCTGATCATCACCGGGGGCGGCGACCGCGCTTTTGTGGCGGGGGCCGACATTAGCGAACTCGCGCAACTCGGGGACGTGTACGCGGGGCGCGAGCTGTCGCTGGCCGGGCAGGACGTGATGCACCAGATCAGCAGCCTGCCCATCCCGGTGATCGCCGCCGTGAACGGCTTCGCGCTGGGCGGTGGCCTGGAACTCGCCCTGGCGTGCGACGTGCGCGTGGCGTCCCCTGGTGCGAAGCTCGGCCTGCCCGAAGTCACCCTGGGGCTGATTCCGGGCTTCGGCGGCACGCAGCGCCTCGCGCGCCTGATCGGGGCGGGGCGCGCGCTCGACCTGATGCTGACCGCCCGGCAGGTGGGCGCGGAGGAAGCCCTGGCCCTCGGCCTGGTGAACTACGTGGCCGACGACCCCCTCAGCAAGGCGCGCGAGGTGGCCGAAGCGATGCTGAAAAACGCGCCGATTGCCCTCTCGCTGGTCAAGGAGGCGGTGCGCCGGGGCCTGGACACCACGCTGGAGGCCGGGCTGGAGGTCGAGGCCGACCTGTTCGGCATGACGGTCGCCACCCAGGATTTCCGCGAGGGCACGGCGGCCTTCCTCGCCAAGCGCCGCGCGGCCTTCCGGGGAGAATAG
- a CDS encoding phosphohydrolase: MSDERQEAGQSGVSDEPKFTLSVADGNVQEVEGRRPDAEMPPPLLEAKRTVEFTTPRAKLIEEAHRAIHGDLAGYPRALAAYEALRADPEALASWDMANYVTMRKLGYNDHGRVHAFITGAASLAITELLLEAGVRPDIMESGVGDADDVFLAVILGTMLHDIGNQIHRVSHEQHGVMLALPIVDRIITPIYPDPFKRTKVRSFILGAIDCHDLNPPPLTLEGGITAVADGTDITKGRGRKAFALGSVDIHSISALAVDQVVIEKGREKPVLISVTMNNSGGIFQVEEVLAPKVIRSPMQKYVELRATTREGGDEQILRRVRLEGDHFVMDLEDGERVSVEVEDPQKQLAQAALENLGLGVERR, from the coding sequence GTGAGTGACGAGAGGCAGGAGGCCGGACAGAGCGGCGTGTCCGACGAACCCAAGTTCACCCTGAGCGTCGCGGACGGCAACGTGCAGGAGGTGGAGGGCCGCCGCCCCGACGCGGAGATGCCGCCCCCCCTGCTGGAAGCGAAGCGGACGGTGGAGTTCACCACGCCCCGCGCCAAGCTGATCGAGGAGGCGCACCGGGCGATTCACGGTGACCTGGCGGGCTATCCCCGCGCGCTGGCGGCCTACGAGGCCCTGCGCGCCGACCCCGAGGCGCTGGCGTCCTGGGACATGGCGAACTACGTGACCATGCGCAAGCTCGGATACAACGACCACGGGCGCGTGCATGCCTTTATCACGGGTGCGGCCAGCCTGGCGATCACCGAGCTGCTGCTGGAAGCCGGGGTCCGGCCCGACATCATGGAAAGCGGGGTCGGGGACGCCGACGACGTGTTCCTGGCCGTGATCCTGGGCACCATGCTGCACGACATCGGCAACCAGATTCACCGCGTCTCGCATGAGCAGCACGGCGTGATGCTGGCGCTGCCCATCGTGGACCGCATCATCACGCCCATCTATCCCGATCCCTTCAAGCGCACCAAGGTCCGCTCCTTCATCCTGGGGGCCATCGACTGCCACGACCTCAACCCGCCGCCCCTGACGCTGGAAGGCGGCATCACGGCGGTCGCGGACGGCACCGACATCACCAAGGGCCGGGGCCGCAAGGCCTTTGCGCTGGGCAGCGTGGACATCCACTCCATCAGCGCGCTGGCCGTCGATCAGGTCGTGATCGAGAAGGGCCGCGAGAAGCCGGTGCTGATCAGCGTGACCATGAACAACTCCGGCGGCATCTTCCAGGTGGAGGAGGTGCTGGCCCCCAAGGTGATCCGCTCGCCCATGCAGAAGTATGTGGAACTGCGCGCCACCACCCGCGAGGGGGGCGACGAGCAGATTCTGCGCCGCGTACGCCTGGAGGGCGACCACTTCGTGATGGACCTGGAGGACGGCGAGCGTGTCTCGGTCGAGGTGGAGGACCCGCAGAAGCAACTGGCCCAGGCCGCCCTGGAGAACCTGGGCCTGGGGGTCGAGCGCCGCTAG
- a CDS encoding purine-nucleoside phosphorylase, with translation MSQIHVRAQPGDVAEHVLLPGDPNRARHIAETYLEGATLYTEHRQLLGFTGTYRGVRVSVQTTGMGCPSAAIVAEELARLGARTLLRVGTLGGATPRVQPADLVIATAAVPGDGTTRQLLGGAPYAPAADFEVVEAAVQAARAQGVPHHVGLVMTEDAFYASTPEHARLWAARGVLGFEMEASAIFLVAAQHGLRAGCLTACSNDIGDPQLVPAEVLAGGVDRMVRVALDAIVALDGR, from the coding sequence ATGAGTCAGATTCACGTTCGCGCCCAGCCCGGTGACGTGGCCGAGCATGTGCTGCTGCCCGGCGACCCTAACCGCGCCCGCCATATCGCCGAGACATATCTGGAGGGGGCGACGCTGTACACCGAGCACCGGCAGTTGCTGGGCTTCACGGGCACCTACCGGGGCGTGCGCGTGAGCGTGCAGACGACCGGCATGGGCTGCCCGAGCGCCGCCATCGTGGCCGAGGAACTGGCACGATTGGGAGCGCGCACGCTGCTCCGGGTGGGCACGCTGGGGGGCGCGACACCACGGGTCCAGCCCGCCGACCTGGTGATCGCCACCGCCGCCGTGCCGGGCGACGGCACCACCCGGCAACTGCTCGGCGGCGCGCCCTATGCCCCCGCCGCCGACTTCGAGGTGGTCGAGGCGGCCGTGCAGGCGGCGCGTGCCCAGGGGGTGCCCCACCACGTCGGGCTGGTCATGACGGAGGACGCCTTCTATGCCAGTACGCCCGAACACGCCCGCCTGTGGGCCGCACGCGGTGTGCTGGGCTTCGAGATGGAGGCGAGCGCCATCTTCCTGGTCGCCGCGCAGCATGGGTTGCGGGCCGGGTGCCTGACCGCGTGCAGCAACGACATAGGTGACCCCCAACTCGTGCCCGCCGAGGTGCTCGCCGGCGGGGTGGACCGCATGGTCCGGGTGGCGCTGGACGCGATTGTGGCCCTGGACGGGCGGTGA